The DNA window TTCAGTCCCAAGCTGTGTTGGGATGTCCCTGAAGGTCCGGAGGACGTGAGTTAGATCTGGATCGGAGATGAAATCTGCAGGCTAATGCAACAGGGTTGGAAACCTATTCCGTAAATGCAGTGAATGCTCACCTTGTTGCGTAAAGTAGGGTCAGCGTTTGCTCCTAGCAGTAGCTTCACAGTTTTCGGATTTCCCCCCATGACTGCAGCATGAAGAGCTGTGGAACCGTTCTAGACGGCATGCAAAACAGCCCATGATgaagaacagagagaaagatttCCACtggttataaatataaatactctGCGTTCTCTCATACCTTCAGAAGGCCTAGAGATGGGTTGAACTTGAGGAGCTCCTCGATGACAGTGCAGTGCCCTTTGTGCGCTGCCTTGAAAAGGGCTGTGGAGCCGTCCTTTAAAACAAGTGAACAAGCAATCGGACTCGTAGGCCTTATTGGTTGTTTACACTTTTAATGCTCCTAATTTTGTCTATTAATTATTGGGGTATGTTTCTGGTGAGTAAACGAGTCACACTATAAGACGCAGTGACATACCGTTCTGTCAGCGTCTCGATCTGCACCACGGAGCAGCAGAACTTTCACAACCTCATTGTGTCCCATCTGGGCCGCCATCCACAGCGGGGCAGTGCCGTCCTGAGGTGCAAGGGAAGCAGAACACAAAGCATGATCAATACTAAACCATGAAAGCCTCGTTTCCTAAGAGAGGCTGGATGTAGAAAGATTATACCTTCAGACACACtgtgtaaaacatttaaacaacaactaataatactaatattatggTATAGTATTATACCGTATAGTAAATATGATAAcatatttttaagagtttttaAATATAGattacagcccataatttatcacaatattacaGATTTATAGTATGTACTGTTTATTAATAGCGCCAAGATTTGCAATTGTCCTTCGGTTCTGTGACATGTTTACAAGAGAGGGTTTCTAAAAAGGCCTGTTATAACTTTTAACTTAATAAACACAATAACTTTTTTTTGGATGATActgtcccagaaataattgtTAGAAATGATGTAATTTTAAGACAACTATATACCACTGATGTCATTATAATATAGCATGCTAAAGCAATTACACTCTTTTAAAGATCAgtaaacttcagtaaaatttaatttaactttaatTACTAAAACTATTCAGATACTGAAATTTATACTGgaatttgcatatatatatatatattattattggcaatttatctacgttttgcatctgagtgtcttgctatccctttgctgttgtgacactgtgaatttccccactgtgggactaattaTAGatgatcttatcttatcttatcttaaatatagatatatatcaaaagatatgtttatatatattgtatatatgtgtatagtgtatgataTGTCAATAACTTAACTATCAGGCATATCTTTGGGCCAGCTAAGGGTTTTCCCTAAATAATAGCGGTAATGGGGGGCAGGGGAGGGTGTAATGTTATTTTGCCTTGCCCACTGATGCATGGTGATGTAATAAAAAATCAGATGATGTTTTGTGGAATataatggaaaaacaatgtatttgtattttatgtaatataacatgaTAATGtctataattaatatatatattatttataaaatatttttgagaTTTCCCAGTTAATACATATACAGTCTTATCCTCGTGTTATAGCGTTTAGGTTTTGTATGATTGTAAACTCTGGTACAGTTCTGTAGATAAGCTACGAACACATGCATGAAGAATAAGGTGTCCAGAATGGATCCATCACCTCACGAGGCTGGTTCACTTTGGCTCCGGATGACAACAGCTGACGCACAACGGTCAAGTGACCTTCCTGGGAGGCTAAAAAGAGGGGCGTGGCACCGTCCTGTAATGGGATAGGAGAACTATCCCACTGACTGTGGGCAAACAGGCATAGAGCTCACGCATGCAGTAATAGCAGACAACTAAATACATGGTGATCTATATTACACATATCTACATTCCACACTGGAACAGATAAAAGTAGAATCACAGGgataatttaatattattgAACCCTTAATTGccttgtaaaagtgtaaaacgtAGAGAAGAAATGTACCTTTCTACAGTTAATTCACCAGAGAGGCAGGACTCATGTACCTGATTTGATTCTCCTTCATGtagttttttcttatttattttataataatatataatattatatattattgtcattatttatattacctatgtaattatattatgtatgtggtataagtaattatttaattatcacactgatgttgcagGTCTCAAAAACATGATGTATGAAATTTTACTCACTTGACTTCAATTCCAAATATCTTCCTtaaatttatatttttgtatagtatatgtagtatatataaCGTA is part of the Salminus brasiliensis chromosome 17, fSalBra1.hap2, whole genome shotgun sequence genome and encodes:
- the ankrd29 gene encoding ankyrin repeat domain-containing protein 29 isoform X3 gives rise to the protein MVASYSGHYECVRELIMQGADINLQREALLPCSLQHNKDMTKSLSSYLSLEPPLNSRPRMVVRPCLQPARVGTPKWWTLCSRTEPTSMTSSVQWDSSPIPLQDGATPLFLASQEGHLTVVRQLLSSGAKVNQPREDGTAPLWMAAQMGHNEVVKVLLLRGADRDADRTDGSTALFKAAHKGHCTVIEELLKFNPSLGLLKNGSTALHAAVMGGNPKTVKLLLGANADPTLRNKNNDLPADLTKNERILRILRPQILNGES